In Chryseobacterium gleum, a single genomic region encodes these proteins:
- a CDS encoding PRTRC system ThiF family protein: MNAEKTKVHFTDNYLLNPTNPITVNLIGAGGTGSKVLTALLEINESLTALEHAGLSVRLWDDDIITTANLGRQRFFESETGLYKSVALINRVNRCIGTNWKAETRKFERDNFGMIPEEAQATITITCVDNVQARFGVAEILNVLGNRKNYRDTPKYWLDFGNSRHTGQVILSTIGEIQQPNSDKYEAVGNLPFVTEEFGELLKQSEQEDNTPSCSLAEALQHQDLFINGSLAQMGCSLLWDLFRYGMTEYRGFFHNLKDYRTQPIKVG, translated from the coding sequence ATGAACGCAGAGAAAACAAAAGTACATTTCACAGATAACTATCTGTTAAATCCGACCAATCCGATTACGGTAAACCTTATCGGAGCAGGTGGCACAGGCTCAAAAGTTCTGACAGCCTTGTTAGAGATAAACGAAAGTTTGACGGCTTTAGAACACGCAGGACTTTCCGTAAGGTTGTGGGACGATGATATTATCACGACTGCCAATTTGGGCAGACAGCGATTTTTTGAAAGCGAAACAGGATTGTACAAATCCGTTGCTTTAATCAATCGTGTAAACCGTTGTATCGGTACAAATTGGAAAGCCGAAACCCGAAAATTTGAAAGGGATAATTTCGGAATGATACCCGAAGAAGCACAGGCAACCATTACCATTACTTGTGTGGATAACGTACAGGCACGTTTTGGCGTTGCTGAAATATTGAACGTATTGGGCAACCGTAAAAATTACCGAGATACCCCAAAATATTGGTTGGACTTTGGGAACAGTAGGCACACAGGGCAAGTGATACTATCTACTATTGGAGAGATACAGCAACCCAATTCGGATAAATACGAAGCGGTTGGAAACCTGCCCTTTGTTACCGAAGAATTTGGCGAATTGCTGAAGCAATCCGAACAGGAAGACAATACGCCAAGTTGCTCACTTGCCGAAGCATTGCAACATCAGGATTTGTTTATAAACGGCTCATTGGCTCAAATGGGCTGCTCTTTGCTTTGGGATTTGTTCCGCTATGGAATGACGGAATACAGGGGATTTTTCCACAATCTGAAAGACTACCGCACCCAACCGATAAAGGTTGGGTAA
- a CDS encoding PRTRC system protein B — protein sequence MNNLTDITANFGTLYFPKSALVFYQNKGLDKETYVEHFDMDKDGNPINAHPLTVKEANILAKCLQTDEDKNTAFLKPKGILPTNILHINPSDNGTVLWYTKAKKQQLYFVDDLGIPNGTAQVPAMLWLASKNSLTVFALANDRRPTEKTPLHYAPFFNIYEKGNVCMGTVSIDIKNSVSVEEFVQAWEDYFFNSYFSHSLCSNLTKKNIVNLWKDLVNTHKPFPNEALKPNNKTLKNLFR from the coding sequence ATGAATAATTTAACAGACATAACCGCAAATTTCGGAACGCTTTATTTTCCAAAATCTGCATTGGTTTTTTACCAAAACAAAGGGCTGGACAAAGAAACCTATGTGGAGCATTTCGATATGGATAAGGACGGCAACCCCATCAACGCCCACCCATTGACCGTAAAGGAAGCCAATATTTTGGCGAAGTGTTTACAGACCGATGAAGATAAGAACACGGCATTTTTAAAACCAAAGGGAATTTTGCCTACAAATATCCTGCATATCAATCCGAGCGACAACGGTACAGTGCTTTGGTACACCAAAGCAAAGAAACAGCAACTTTATTTCGTGGACGATTTGGGCATACCCAACGGAACGGCACAAGTTCCTGCAATGCTTTGGTTAGCGAGTAAAAACAGTCTTACTGTATTTGCTTTGGCAAATGACAGAAGACCAACAGAAAAAACGCCTTTGCATTACGCCCCGTTTTTCAACATTTACGAAAAAGGTAATGTATGTATGGGAACGGTAAGTATTGATATTAAAAATTCGGTTTCGGTTGAGGAATTTGTACAGGCGTGGGAAGATTATTTTTTCAATTCCTATTTCAGCCATTCATTGTGCAGTAACCTTACAAAAAAGAACATTGTAAACCTTTGGAAAGACCTTGTAAATACACACAAACCCTTTCCGAATGAAGCATTAAAACCGAACAATAAAACCCTTAAAAATCTATTCAGATGA